cttagttttacctaaccaatactgtctcattgtcatcagggaaaattgaggctgtttttgggtgatgttattttgtgggccacgcctacactgtactcctttgtggtccgtactatatagtactatcgtactgtatgatttttcCACTAAAATTATCTCGAACAAAAATTTCTGATTTATGTACATGTTATTTATCAAACATCTTTATTCACTTACAGGTACCTCCCATACAGCTCACCCATCAAGACTGATCACAACAAGCAATGCTAACTGGTTGGACAATTGTGCACAAGAAAATGTTATTCTCCGAAATGTTGATGATGGAACACCGGATGACAGAGCAGACAATTACTCCATTACCAGTCACCACCAGATTGTTGGTAGAAGATGTAGAAGTAATTTAGTTCCTGAAGAATCTGTAACCAGCATAGAGCCAGATCTGACATCTGATACCACAGACAGTACTGATGTCAGTGATATACAAAAAGCTTCACACTTTGATAACAGATTGTCCAGGCAATTTGACAAAATTGTTGCTTCTCTCAGTCCTGAAGATTTGAAGGCTACCTTGTCAACACTGGTGAAGATCTTTGACAACATTGCTCAACATCCAAATGATGACAAGTATCATCAAATGAAACTAGCTAACAATACATTTAGTAATAAAGTGTGGAGACATCATGCTTGTGAGGAGTTGATGAAAATGAGTGGGTGGGTAGTGGAGGATGATCATGTGAGACTAACAGATGACTCTTGTGTCCATACTGTATTACAATTGTTAGAGACATTTACTAAAATGGTAAATACACCAAAAGCTTTCTCTACTCATTCCCTAAATCCTACTACCTGTTCCACCAAAATTTCTGAATCAGATATTGTAAACCAGATAACTGAACTGGTCGGATTGCTAAATGCCACTGATTCTGAAAATGCACTGAAAGAACTAAATAGAATTTATCAAGATGTTGTTCAACAGGCAAAGGACAAACCTTACCAAATCAAACTGAATGACAAGACATTTAGCAATAAAGTGTGGAGGCATCTTGTTTGTCAGGGGTTTATGGAGATGAATGGCTGGATAGTGGAGGATGATCATGTGAGATTAAGTGATGACTCATCTGCCCATTTTATAGCTCAAAAACTGGGGTCAGTTTTCAAAAGCATAGCCGATAGTCATTCTAAACACCTGTCAAATCCCAGTGACACAATCATAGTTCCTACATTTTCAAAACAAAATTCAGAGCTTATAATTTCTTGCATATTTTCTGGAAATGCTGAAGCACTTAAACTTATCTTGGATTCTCATAGTTTTGTGAAAGAAGTATATGTGGAATGGGTTGCTGCAGGTCCCAACCCTATATGTCCTCTTATTGATATTGCTTTCATAGCTAAACAAATTGGAATTGCACGAATATTAGTTAATAAGTACTCAGTAGACCCTAATAGCTCAAACTTGGGAAAACTTTTTAGTGGATGTGATTCCTCTGAAGCCAGCCAATGTTTGATTATTGAGTTTATAAAAGAGTTTAAATTTAAGCTTTATGATAGAAGTgtttccattattcattatgctgTCCTGTTAAAGTTTTTGACAGTCCTTAAATTTGTGGTGGAAGATTGCAAAGTTGATGTGAATTATTGTACAACTGCTGCTGGTTATTCTGAAGGTGCTACTGCATTGCATTTGGCATATGCTCTTAATGAAATGGAAATGGTCAAGTATTTAATAGCACATGGGGCAAATCAGAATTTAATTGATAACACTGGTAGAAGACCTAGAGATTATCAGTTTAATAAAGATAGCATGTATCACATTACATCAGTAAACCTTCTCAAATTAGCCAAACTTTACAGAGACATCACATGTAAAGAATTTCAATATTTTTGTTTAATGTTGAAGAATGGAGTTGATTACGTGAATGGAGTTGATTACGTGAATGCTGTTGATCTCACCTTTGAGAAATTTCCTGAATTGCTTAATGATGTCACCCATGCCCAACCATGTTGTAACCTAGAGACCACACCAACCATGAATGTGCTCAACCATTACATCACTGATATGGCTCCAGATTATTATTCTATTGGATTGGAACTTGGTATTCACAACAGACAACTGAAGGTCATTAAGAGTGATACTAGTTTACCTGCTATTAAACAAAAGTGTCGTACAATGTTAGAACTATGGCTTGACACTGACACCTCAGCTAGTTGGAAGAAGCTGTGTGATGCTATACAAAAACCTGAGGTGGGACTGTGTAACATTGCTGAgcaaataaaaaaatatttggaAGCCATATAAAATGGCCTGTATGCAATAATAGTTTATGGCTgcagtacatataattattattgatgtGTGCTAGAGAACTTAATTGACTATATGATCAAAATTCAAGACTCAAAAGGATGCcaattaaggttcaaaaagtTATGTCCGGTTTAGAATGActaaaattgcttccagattcaagcCCCTAGCCTATGGTATGCAGAGTGTGCTTCTTAGTGTTACATTATAATGTTACTATACCAACGGTATTCAACTAGCCtaagtcaaatatgctcaaaattttgcctaaaaTGGTTCAAGGAATTTCccacctattatactcttcagtgttcccagtATGCTCCACCTAGGTTAGCAACTTggtcagtgaatgctctattagagtatttcagtacaaatagGAGCTATGTATAATTTGAAGTGCTCTTGCAGTTTCACTGACTGTGGAGTATcacatggaattaagctccatagtttgaaaatatccacctaatatgccaaCATCACACTAACACTccatccagcctattatgcttataatTACGCTGGAATATTTGACACAGGTCCATAACATTCAACACCAAAATGCCACTCAGCATGTATAATTGCCCAGCAGAGTTGATTAAATTATTTCATTCAACTGGGTCATTAATTGATAGCCCTTTTGTCAATAACTCAGTAGGCACTGAGTACACAGCCAGTGAAAAATGATTCTTTGTGAGACATGTGCCAGCCATTGGGAACGCTCTTGGCACCTTAACTACTATGTGATGCCAGAAACATGGACACACTTTAGCCTTATGCCTTCTCGAATTGTAATTTTTAGATTTGGGTATCTCACCATCAATTGATGCGTGTACATAGACAGGTGTCCCACATACAATTGTCCCCTGGTCCATGGCCAATGTTTTGTCTATGCAATATATCGTAAATAAAATAATACAGAAAATATCAGTTCAAGGCTACGGTAAATAGTTAGTTCAGTTCCACCAATCAGATGATCCACTGCCACCACCTCCACCATAATTGTGGTTACCATGGTAACTTCCACCATGGTGATAACCAGGGGAGTGGCTTCGATGTTGTTGTTGACGATAATCATGACCACCAAACCTGTTAATGAAACAAATGATACACAATAGGACTGTGTcccacatgcatgcacaccccCAACACTTTCATAATTGCTAGATGAAGTACTCACTTCTTGTATGAGTGTCTGGTCCTGTTACTATGTTTGACAGACTCGGACATACTGATCATCCAGGGTGGCTGTTCTTGTTTGGTCTCGATCAACAGGCTCATCAGGTCACACACGATGTTGCGGTTCTTGTCATTGAAGAACGAGGTAGCCAGTCCCAAGTTGCCCACCCTGCCAGTCCGGCCGATACGATGTATGTACTCTTCTATGTCACTAGGTAGGTCATAGTTGATGACGTGCTTCACGTTGGGAATGTCCAGACCTCTAGCAGCAACCTGTAATGTAATGCAATACAGTAATCCTCACCTCTACATTCAGTGTTACAAACACCAACTACAATGTACCTAGGTAATGTCGACCTGAAAAATTTGTCCTAGTACTGTTCCCAGATAACTAACGCACAGTTCCATGTACAGGTCtcagggtgtatccattcactggaccagatttatttatttttggttttctTGCCATGGAAACATCAGTGTACTTATAATCGATGGCGGGATAATGGAGGCattggagggaccactgtactacGAGTTCTTGCTGTGAAAACTAGTTAGCTACGTGCAGTTCTACTAAACATATCAAAAGCCTAACTATGTGTTTGACAGTTGCAGTACATCTTATGTATTGTGTCAGATAAATGGTCTGGTTACAGAAGTTCTTATACTCTCAAACTTGGTACACTATATTTCTATATACAGTCAGTACAGGATACAGAGTTTATAACTCAACACACAAACTCACagcagtagctactagtattgGCGATTCTCCTCTTTTAAACTGGGATAGAGCTAATTCTCTGTCTCGCTGGCTGCGATCACCATGAATACAGGTCACTGAATATTCACGCTCGTAGAGAAAGCAATCCAAAGAATCGGCTCCTTTCTTGGTTTCAACAAAGATCAAGGTTAGGGAATCTCGACTGGAAGCATTGAGGAGGTCAAGAAGAAATGACCTCTTGTCCTGCTCGTCCACCCAGACTATCTTCTGTGTGATGTTCTCACTAGTGGAGCCAACTTTACCAACTGCTAAGAAAATGTAGTTGGAGAGGAAATCACGAGCCAAAGCCTATAAGGCACAGAATATACAGCAGTAAAACCTGAAGAGTGAAACCTAAAAATAATAGTTACTGTATGGGATATACTCCACATAGAATTCCCAGgaatatacatactgtacatttattTAACATGGCAAAATGAGAGGACTTAtatcaagtacacaaaaaagattgagttttcaactagagtggggaccatagcacatcgataaaaagtactgaaacaagctggagtagtgcacggtattaaatcacagtaaaacaataagaagtgttatatccctactgtgctcaagataatgaaaaagcacagtagggatataacacttcttattgttttactgtgatttaatatcatgcactactccagcttgtttcagtactttttatcaatgtgcaaTGGtcgttgaaaattccatttttatgtgcttgtttgttaacttgtttgtaaaataaaatggtaaacccatgcataccacatcaaaagaaagaaatggcatgtcacaccccagctataaattatcgtctgaagtgaagtatccactacgcttcgttgtcagctatgttcaacccgttacacagcattacaaatcaagaactgttcgaaaagaacctctgcaatcaaagtagccactatgaaaaatacagacgatttccattacaaatggAAGCCATAATGTGCTATtgtcaaatcaacacctttcactgtcagcaaagatgaatgggacacaaaggagataAGTctgtgaagaatgcattgtatgtactgcagtatgccaaaaggcatatgtgacatcaaacagtgaaaaaatcaagcccatagccttagccattattgagttacgcttgtctgaaggcatcagttactcaagtcagtagaaaattctgttcaataacttaaaatttcatagcaacttgttgaaaatgtttcgggtcaatctgaaagcttgtttgggcttagttttacctaaccaatactgcttcatcgttaTCAGGGAAAAAAGAGgttgtttttgggtgatgttttttcatgggccacacccacaccctactgtacagtactatcgCACTGTATGATGGGATCCACTGTATAGTGTGCTAGCTCATACCTGTATCTCTTTAGGGAAGGTGGCAGAGAACATCATAGTTTGTCGATCGCCCACCCTGGGCATGGTGTCCTGTTCAACAATCCTCCTGATCTGTGGCTCAAACCCCATGTCCAGCATCCTGTCTGCTTCATCCAGTACAAGGAAACTACATCAGGAATGAGACATGCACTATGTACTAAGTAGGCACCACATgttcacacactacacagtagtAATATAGCATGTCCCTCACTTACAGTAAATACACATTATAAACTTACACGGACACATACATTTAATTACATCCCCCCCCCCAGCCATGGAACCCAAAGATCTACAACTATCCCAACACCGCCGATAAAGATAGTTGGGAATTCGCTTTCCCAAGTTGAAACTAGGCCACTATTATACAACTGGGTAGACTATGGGTAAAGTTCCTTGCTCAAAGAAAGAAATACCAGCAACTAGTGGATGCCTCTGGCCATATTGAAAATTAAAACTTTTCTGCTTATACTGCTAGGCAGCATGGTTAGGTTTAATGCCCAGTTTGCAAACTCTCCTACTGATGTATTCCAGATAACTATTGTTGTACTCATGGTTGGCCTTGAATGCAGCTATAATACTTGGAAGTTATCCCTAGAGCTGCCATGACTATCACTTGCCATGACTATCACTATTCTTGCAATGCATGTGTGATTAGCGTGGGCCCATGCGAGCAAGAACCGTCAAATTAAATTGGTCAAATAGACATGTTGTCAATTAGCCAAACATTTTCCTgtcaaattttctgcttttatggtatatgtacacactacacacaatgcCAAAACCCTTAGCAGGTGCCTTATTACTTCCCAAAAAAATTAGAAAACGTTGGGTTACTTGTGCACCACTCCAATTGTACTCAGGGATAACCTGAGGAGGTTGTACAAAGCCTCATGGATGAAGGCTGAACTTTATATTCTACCTTGATCTTAAGTGACATTTGGCAATGCGAAAACCGAgatcttgctcaaggaaacaacaacaacaacaacaacaacaacaacaacaacacacacacaccgacAGTAGTCCAGTCCTACTCTTCCTCGCTCCATCATATCTACAAGACGACCAGGAGTGGCCACAAGTAGATGACAGCCCCTCTCCAAGTCTCTCAACTGACTACCAACATCTGCACCTCCATATACCACACACGGACGAATGCGAGATCGATATGTGAACTATGAACACTTATGACACAACCAACAATACATGATACTCCGAATTATTACCTTGTTGGATTCATCATAAATCTGTGATGACAACTCTCTGGTTGGGGCAAGGATGAGAGCCAGTGGGAACTGTTTGTTGCGTCGTTGAAGTCGTGGCTGTAAGGTTAACAATGTAAGCATGAAGCACTTTTAATGGAGTAACTGACTTCCACCCGTGGACAGCCACCATTCAACATAGCATTGACTATAGGCACCAGAAATGCAGCAGTCTTCCCAGAACCTGATAGTGGCAATAAAACAAATTGTATACACTACATCCAGTTTGAATCTAAAATTATTTGCTGGCATACTCACCAGTTTGAGCACAAGCCATTAGGTCTCTGGTGGCTAGGATGATGGGAACAGCATACTTCTGAACTGGTGTTGGCTTAATATAGTTAGTAAACTGCAAAACAATACCAATAATCTATACTTaggcatgtatgtgtgtatctgTGTGCACATGTATAGAGTATGCAtgtgatgtgtacatgtgtgtgtagtatatggGCACGTGTGTGTATCGCACACATGCATAATATATTTATGTCTAGTATACTGTGCAGGTACATACCTTAATGTTGTCTTGAAGGACCTCTCTTAGGTCAATATCTGAAAACTGAACAAAATAAAACATCATAAACACAACCACAACAAAAGTCTATCAATAACTAGTTCTACAACATTCTCCTCAGTAACAGCCTCTGATATTACTAACATCAAATGTGCAGCCCTCAACACTTGAGGAGCTACTCAGACTAAACAGTCATCACAGGAGAACAATGGACAATGGTGTGGTACAATGAGACCTGCTCTAAATATTTAGGTGATGTTTTGATAGCTAATACAAACAAGTACTCTTTTTTATAACTCCAGCTGGTTTACCACATGATTCAGATCTGATACAGTTCTTGCACAACAATACAGGTTATATATAGTGAAGTCACAGGTCTCAGTGTACTGATTCTAATGGACTTAATACATACACTATTTTACCTTCTCAATTGATGTAGGGCAACTACTTCCTGTAGCTTCAACTGGTATGTCTTCATATTTATCAAAATTAATCCCCGTATTTGTGCCAGAGAATAATTCCCTGTAAGTTACAGCATTAACAGAAAGATACCTGAAACACTCTATATACTGTGGTATTGGTAGAC
This portion of the Dysidea avara chromosome 12, odDysAvar1.4, whole genome shotgun sequence genome encodes:
- the LOC136241168 gene encoding uncharacterized protein: MDGEEDTSDYPYVGTSHGSNHITTTDCLHALQLDDVLMVVRRPEFSFLIRYYNLLYQSLIPNCKLTIKILKQYLEIPSDVESFILNGKSSRIRCQRIINLLLAQLDTRRDYKQFCHLFNLISVMTDLTDKLRAEFYLSSDDVTQHHHGASHLTGSDVYCTSHTAHPSRLITTSNANWLDNCAQENVILRNVDDGTPDDRADNYSITSHHQIVGRRCRSNLVPEESVTSIEPDLTSDTTDSTDVSDIQKASHFDNRLSRQFDKIVASLSPEDLKATLSTLVKIFDNIAQHPNDDKYHQMKLANNTFSNKVWRHHACEELMKMSGWVVEDDHVRLTDDSCVHTVLQLLETFTKMVNTPKAFSTHSLNPTTCSTKISESDIVNQITELVGLLNATDSENALKELNRIYQDVVQQAKDKPYQIKLNDKTFSNKVWRHLVCQGFMEMNGWIVEDDHVRLSDDSSAHFIAQKLGSVFKSIADSHSKHLSNPSDTIIVPTFSKQNSELIISCIFSGNAEALKLILDSHSFVKEVYVEWVAAGPNPICPLIDIAFIAKQIGIARILVNKYSVDPNSSNLGKLFSGCDSSEASQCLIIEFIKEFKFKLYDRSVSIIHYAVLLKFLTVLKFVVEDCKVDVNYCTTAAGYSEGATALHLAYALNEMEMVKYLIAHGANQNLIDNTGRRPRDYQFNKDSMYHITSVNLLKLAKLYRDITCKEFQYFCLMLKNGVDYVNGVDYVNAVDLTFEKFPELLNDVTHAQPCCNLETTPTMNVLNHYITDMAPDYYSIGLELGIHNRQLKVIKSDTSLPAIKQKCRTMLELWLDTDTSASWKKLCDAIQKPEVGLCNIAEQIKKYLEAI
- the LOC136240286 gene encoding putative ATP-dependent RNA helicase Pl10, whose translation is MSRGFPQNDSSLEQQFADLGLNKSSDRRQFQDNKSSRGTYVPPHLRNRPGDRSDSYKGGDDYGYEREHRRSYDAGDPPPPQPSFKQGYGRYGSFDGGRGGGSDHHSSSYYGGRGGGGGFGGYHGGRRASEPAPYYRYNSEPSFGRSQDWGYIPPEEWVKPQPRNERVERELFSGTNTGINFDKYEDIPVEATGSSCPTSIEKFSDIDLREVLQDNIKFTNYIKPTPVQKYAVPIILATRDLMACAQTGSGKTAAFLVPIVNAMLNGGCPRVEPRLQRRNKQFPLALILAPTRELSSQIYDESNKFTYRSRIRPCVVYGGADVGSQLRDLERGCHLLVATPGRLVDMMERGRVGLDYCRFLVLDEADRMLDMGFEPQIRRIVEQDTMPRVGDRQTMMFSATFPKEIQALARDFLSNYIFLAVGKVGSTSENITQKIVWVDEQDKRSFLLDLLNASSRDSLTLIFVETKKGADSLDCFLYEREYSVTCIHGDRSQRDRELALSQFKRGESPILVATAVAARGLDIPNVKHVINYDLPSDIEEYIHRIGRTGRVGNLGLATSFFNDKNRNIVCDLMSLLIETKQEQPPWMISMSESVKHSNRTRHSYKKFGGHDYRQQQHRSHSPGYHHGGSYHGNHNYGGGGGSGSSDWWN